A region from the Lolium perenne isolate Kyuss_39 chromosome 4, Kyuss_2.0, whole genome shotgun sequence genome encodes:
- the LOC139838924 gene encoding uncharacterized protein — protein sequence MDRRTTLYNRAVTHYHKAKLDRADLARELETAKVEAAKVPRLESDLRAARAQCAESEEAGRSSAAKLKLAEQELARLRLLEQNHLSELNSLRTAEKEKVDDLSRRLTEVEKQRLCCKRRSPPSPRS from the exons atggatcggcgcaccactttgtacaatcgcgccgttacccattaccacaaggccaagctggaccgggccgacttggcccgcgagctggaaaccGCCAAGG ttgaagccgccaaggtcccgcggctggagtcggatctccgggctgctcgcgcccagtgcgccgagagcgaggaggcgggccgttcttcagccgccaagctcaagctagctgagcaggagctggcacggctgcgcctgctggagcagaaccacctctctgagctcaactcccttaggacggcggagaaggagaaggtggacgatctgagccggcggctaacggaggtggagaagcagcggttgtgctgcaagaggaggtcaccgccaagtccacggagctga